The Thermococcus alcaliphilus genome includes the window TCCTCTAAACTCCTTTATGGCCTTTTGCAAGAGCTTAACAATCTCGCTGTCCTTTGGAGTCGGAGCTGGGGCATCTAGCCTCTGCAACACCTCTATCTCAATCTTCGGCAGAACTTCACCATTAATCTCCTTCTTGTATTTCTCTCTAACTTTCTCAGCAAGCTCTTGAGCATCGTTTAGGATGTCATCCAAGTTATATTGGGGCAACACCCTGCAATCGAAGACAACTTCATGCTCACCTGGAGCTATGTTGGGAGCATCGCTTGGATTTTCCCCCATAGTTGGTTCGAAAGTGCTTTCTGGAGGATCAAAGAGTTCATCCCTTGCATTGTACTTCTCATGGAGAAGGTCATCAAGGGCTTTTGCATAATCAATAGCAACTCTGTGGGCATTCAACCCCAATCCCGGCATGCTCGCGTGGACTTGCTTTCCTTTAACCTTGATTTTCATCCAAAGAATGCTCTTCTCTGCAATCTCTATAAATGTTCCTTCTTCATTCCCACCATCTGGAACTAGTACTAGGTCGTTTTTTCTAAATAGTTCTGGGTGTTCTTTCATCAGCCATTCCAAACCATACTTACTCCCAGTTTCCTCATCGCTCACAAAGGCGAGAATTACAGTCCTCTTGGGCCTTATCCCAAGGTTCATTAAGGCTCTAACGGCATAAAGCGAGGCAACCAAGCTTTGACCATTATCCTCACTGCCCCTGCCGTAAACCTTCCCATCCTTTACAACTGGCTCGAAAGGCTTCGTCACAGTCCACTTGCTCAAATCCCCTGGGGGAACAACGTCTAAATGAGTTAAAATCCAGAGCCTTGGGCTTTTCTCGCCTTGTTCACCATAGTAGTATGCCAGAATGTTTGGCCTTACCCCATTTTTGGCCCTCTCATCCGGAGCATTGTAAACCTCGACCTTATCAAAAGGCCAGTCCTTGATTATCTCCAAGAGTTTTTGAGCCTTATCATACTCCCCCTCACCACCACTATCAGGACTAACCGCCGGGACTTTAATTAACTCAACCAAAGTATCAACCATATTTTCTCTTAGAGATTCAATCTCCTTAAAAATAACCTCCACATCCATTTGCATCACCATTTTTGATTTTTAGTCTCTCCTTAAAGTAATTTTGGTTCAAAAACAATAAGTTAAAAAAGAAAGAAGGTCATTCAACTTCTTTCTTTCCTGTGAGGTAGAGCCACACTGCTATAAGTGCAAGGAAAGCTACTCCAAGGAAGTTACTGCTGAAGCCTATTGATGGTGCTTTGTTTGCAACTATCAGGCCAGCAAAGACTATGCCCATCAAGGCCTCTCCAGCTATCAGTCCAGCCGCTCCAAGTACCCCGGCATCTGTTGGCTTTTCCTCAGCCTTTGCCCCCCTTGCCTTTCCTACAAGCCATCTAAGGAGACCTCCAATGAAGATAGGAACGCCCAAGCTCAACGGGAGGTAGATACCTACTGCCACAGGCATTACCGGTGTTCTAAACTTGGAATTCCTCATGGCCAAAATTTCGTCAAGGATTATTAGGGCTATGGCAATTCCTGCACCGATAAAGACCATGTTCCATTCCAGTGTTCCAGTAAATACACCCTCTGTAACTTTTGCCATAAGAAATGCCTGTGGGGCAGCCAATGCATTCTCCTTAGCCGTTGGTGTTCCGGCAATACCGTAGGCTTTTATGAGTAGGTTCAATACAGGAGCCATTACTAAGGCCGCTGCAAAAGTTCCTATTACCTCAAAGACCTGCTGCCTCTTTGGAGTGGCTCCAACAATGTGTCCCGTTGCCAAATCTTGCATTGTGTCTCCCGCAATAGCCGCCGCTGTACAGATAACAGCCGCTACTAATATCGTTGCTGTCATGCCCTCTATTCCACTAAGTCCAAGGCCTTTAAGAACCAATGCTGTGAAAAGCAAGCTCATGATTGTAATACCCGACACTGGATTGTTTGATGAACCAACAACACCAG containing:
- a CDS encoding M20 family metallo-hydrolase, with product MDVEVIFKEIESLRENMVDTLVELIKVPAVSPDSGGEGEYDKAQKLLEIIKDWPFDKVEVYNAPDERAKNGVRPNILAYYYGEQGEKSPRLWILTHLDVVPPGDLSKWTVTKPFEPVVKDGKVYGRGSEDNGQSLVASLYAVRALMNLGIRPKRTVILAFVSDEETGSKYGLEWLMKEHPELFRKNDLVLVPDGGNEEGTFIEIAEKSILWMKIKVKGKQVHASMPGLGLNAHRVAIDYAKALDDLLHEKYNARDELFDPPESTFEPTMGENPSDAPNIAPGEHEVVFDCRVLPQYNLDDILNDAQELAEKVREKYKKEINGEVLPKIEIEVLQRLDAPAPTPKDSEIVKLLQKAIKEFRGKEPKIGGIGGGTFAAYFRRLGIPAVVWATLDETAHQPNEYAKIDNMVEDAKIMAALALL